From the genome of Rhododendron vialii isolate Sample 1 chromosome 10a, ASM3025357v1:
agcataaaaaataaggggaaaaagCAAATGtataagggaattgattttgccactcccctttttgttagTGTCACTctccttctctcacaaaacaaatcatctcataaagacacaaaggggagtgacattaacaaaaatgggagtggcaaaatcactccccatgTATAATTGTTGGAACTTAAAAGTACCCAAcaccaaccaaccaaaaaaaatgctaacttgCAGAGATGGGtgacccaaaaagaagaaggaaagttGCAAAGCAGGTTAATTGTTGGAACTTAAATGTACCCAAcaccaaccaacaaaaaaaaaatgctaacttgCAAAGATGGGtgacccaaaaagaagaaggaaagttGCAAAGCAGGTTTGGGGCAGTCCATGCAGAGCTCTGATTTTAATTGCGACCCTCGTAAGTTGACGGGTGTGATTGATTAATTCTCATAAGATTAGTTGATTAATTCTTATCGTGTGTGCCATTGATACCATGACACGGTACTAACTAACatacaaataaaataacatCCACCCAATTTTATTCCAACTTTTTATTGGCGGGTGCCATCACCAAAGAATGACATTACTATTCACTTTTTTTGAGACggggatttttttatttttctaaaatctcGTTGTGACTGATAAAGACttttctctgtttctttttaCGTCAATCATGTAAAGCCTACAAGAACTAATTCAAGTTCAATATCAAGAAAATCGCTCCACCCTTTGAAGAAGTAAACTAACACCAATTAGACTTGGCCCCTTAACCACTGGAGATAGTAAAGGGGTCCAGTTAGACTTGGTTGCCCATGTTAACCTCTCCATATTTCTAGAGACTCAAAAAAATATGTTCTAGGCTTCATTCAGTTGTCAAACAATATGGAAAAATCATTTATGCAAGAAGTTCAGTAAAGTGAAGTTAAAAGAAAGTGAAAGTAAAgtgaagttttaaaaaaaatggctaAAAgcttaaataataaaaatggttGGAGGGTGCATTTTTTTTACCCCAtcaaaacaatagaaaaataataCACTGGTGTTCACACATTGATGGtctatttgtttatttgtaGATATCAATTTGTTGGACAATCATGCAAAAAGATGGTTTATTTCGTAAATATCGATTTGTTGGAcaatcatgcaaaaaaaaaaaaaaaatgaaaccgaTTGAATATTTTGGGCCACCAATAGGCCCTTGTCCCAGTTGGTATCTCCTATCCTCCCCATGTGGGAGGTCAAGTTCGAGCCCCGTCATAGACGTTTAGGAtttagggctatggatagcGTCTGAAATCTCTTGTGGACTAACACCCCGTTAACCCCCGCTGaagtatacaatattggcaaaaaaaaaaaaaaaacaatatatgtGTTAGGCCTCTCATCAATATATGGTAAACTCCAAATACCTAACAGCAACTtcactttgtttgatttgggttttgagtgCGATTTCTGGGGTAACAAGTACacagatagatagagaaatgtgaataataattaaagagaaaacTTATTGGAGACCTTGCACAGAGGAAATGGTTGGTTCCAGAGACCCAAATCGAACACAATGTAAGCCAAAGAGCTGGCAGTGGAAATTGAATGCAAGAACTCGAGTTTACATTTGGTACCAGTGAATTATGTGATACTCCACTATTAAACAGCTGAACTATCTTTACTCACTCAGTTTATATATCCATTCATAAGAGATAGTTCTCTTTTCGCATAATTTCTTCTAATTTCCCACCAAATCACACACACCGCATGGACTGATAAGCCTTTAAAGGGATGCTTGGGGTGACAAGAAAAAGAATAGTAAAACTGCAAACTTCAGTTAAGCATGAAATCTGAATGTAGAATCCGGCAACTCTGTAGCTCTATATGGTACAATTATCATGGCCTAGTCCCGCTCTCACTTGCGCACACAACATACATAACACAGGACTCCCTTCGGTCAAAGATTTATTCGAGTGCTTCAACATCTCTTAgaaacaaataattcaaaaaagaaaaactctacAACAAGATCTGAGAATTTCACGTTATTGAACATTGTCGTATTCTGTCCGCAAATCAAACTATCAAAGTAACAGCTCGAGCCTACAGTCTACCTCAGTTCTTGTGCTCAAGTCTCCCACTTTCAGAACCAGCATATGGATCTACCGTGAAGTTTATCACACCTGGCTTCTGGGCCGCAAAAGATTTAAGTTCATCGGGTGTCCCAACAAGATAACCTTTGTCCTGGAAAGTATCAATTAGGAGATGATAAGCTGCACCAGGGATAAATGAAGTAAGTGCTAGCTCATCCTTAAAAAGACCTATAATTTCTTCAAGGCTTCTCCTATCGCCGCCGTAGACACCACTGTTGTTGAAAACAATCACCACCGTGGGTAACTGATATCGAACCAAAGTCTGCAAAagttcaaaaaacacaaaaagcatAATTAAAGATGGTTTCATCTACCAAATTAATAACCTCgtcagaaaaatcaaaagatcGGGGCTGGAAAGCTATAAAAGCACAATAGATTCTCACATAGAACACATGCTTATACAGAACATCTGGATCTCAACATGGCTATTTGACGTAGATGGTAGTGAATGCCTAACCGTATCTGTTCTTTAGATTTATGTTGTACCCATTCGGCTGCAGAGGATCTAGGTCATATGGAACAGTGGTGAAGCTAAGACGATAACCATTACAGTCATGATTGAGATGCATATATGGTAAGTTACTAGTAACATGCCTATTAGAAACATGTTAAGGGACGGCCCTGCATCCCTGACAAAATTATGAACATGATTTCTCTTTACTAGTTTGCTCTATCTAGGTATTCgatattacaaaaataaaaaaacttcaGGTTCATGCTCATGCTCATGTAACTATCCACCTAAGATAACTTTAAGAGAAGCAAGTCGGCTTCAGACCCAGCCAAGGAGAAAATGGCGATCCTAAGTGTGCAGTGGGATGTGATGGCACATTTTGAGACCCTTTTCCTCTCACCCTCCCCCGGTTCTGGTTCAAGAAAGACATATGAACACTGCCAAATTAACTAAGCTCACCATGATTCATATACTTGCATGAACCCAAGGAACCGATGCCAGCAATTATTTTGAACTTTATGTGCCACCAACTACCATTCAAAGCGTAACTTCCCTGCTTGGTTTGAATAGGATGAGTTACATATGGTTCCCGAAGTACACCGAAACATAAAAGATTGGCATGCTTTCGAATAAAGCTGCTGCCAATACAAATTCGCCAGTGAAGCTTCAGTTCAACATCATCTTACTATGCGGATAAAGGTAAGTGCTTGAGCTCCTCACGTCAAGGTTGAGAGACAAAACCAGAAGCACGCTGCCTTGAAGGCTGGTAGCTACTACtccaaacaacaaaatcatcatACAGTTTTTTCATCCCGCTTTCCTTCAACCTCTAACCAACTTTAAACCACTCTTAGGGGTTAAAGCAGTTTTTTCCTGGGTAACATACTTCACTACTCGAATAAAATGGAGTGCAAAACCAGTTAGATGTTAGAACCATGAAGACTAATGGCTTATGGTTTGAGAGACTTGAAAATGAACCCAAACCACAGCCGAAAAGAACACTCCTCACCCTCACTTTAGCATCTATGTCTACTTCATTAACTTATGCAACTTGGAGAACTGACCAAGACAGACTATAGATAGtctctgataaaaaaataaaaaagactaTAGATAGTCATGACTACAAAACCTATTGCCAAACATTTTTAAGCCGATGGTGAAACCTAATCCAATTCAAAACAAACTACTAcacatttttttgtccaaaccGGAAGAATCATTGTAATTAACTTATTGTTTTCAGAATTTTTATTCCTTGAACTGAACCTAATTTTAGTAACGATAAAATAAATAGGAATCCAAAAATTGCACCCACAAAAAGCAACAATGAAATGATATTTTGAAGTACGACGACATGTTTATACTTCAGAAAGGTGGTTGTATGGTTGAAAACAATTGAATTTATGAAGTGCTCAAATCATGACCTCAGAAATGCCAGTCATTTACCTATCCAAACTTTAAATGGTGAAGAGAAGTTTGTTATCATTGTTCCCATTAGAACCTAATGGTGATATTTGATTCCGAATCATCAAGGACGATAAAAACCATTTCGTTCATCAAAATTAGAAGGCTCCACCACAACAGAGATTTGGACAATAGGATAGAAACAGGGAATGAGCTAGAGGAAAGATAATAGTACACTAAAGGTGCATAGAATTTATTAGTATTTGAAATTGTGGCAATAATTTATTACTTTCCCACTTGACCATTTCAATATGCATAACAACTGCAAAAACAACAGATGAAATTAGTCTGTTGGATGACACTTAAAAACTGTACAAGAACATTACTCGGAAAAGATCAATCATCGAAGTTAGTCTTGACTCTTGATCTAAGCGTAAAGCAGAAAAAAGACAACTCATTTTTGGAAAAGGATGCATACTTAAGATTTTGGAGATTTTTCATGGTGGCTACAAGGAAAACCAATAAGAAAAAAGGATACACAAAGTAATCAGCATGTGAGAAATAGAAACATGAAAACACTAAAACAAGAAGGGAGAGTGCGAAACTTACGTTCTGTTATTCAACACAGTTAAGGCCAGAACCCGTCAAAATGGAAAGCATGCTGCATCTAAAACCCCAGCTTTTCATTCTGGGGAACTAACTTCGATGATTTCTCTTGATTAACCATGCAATCAAAGCTGGACTCAAAATATGCGGCCAGACATGAATCTAGGAAAAAAATGGCCTAATATTAGAATGTGCACTCATGTCAATGTAGGCTGGGGGAATTAACTGGAAAATAAACTCTATAGGCAATCGTTTTCTTCCAACTACAATTGCTACTTCAAATATTGTCTTGGTGACTCCAGGAAATTTGGAACATGGGGTCACTCATAAATCTCAATCCTCTTACTaattaattgtaaattttttgacaaCTCGATCGAGCTGTCTGATCCAATTTACGTGCACGTTGACTTATTCCTAGCAATCCAATCTCACCGTCTACTATAAGGAAGTATGACTAAAGCCGAGGCAAAGCCCTATATGGAGTAGCCGCATAAAAGTTGATTACACCTAAGACATTTCATACCTAAGAGCGAGCTAAAATGGAGCAAATGCTAAATCTCAAGCTTCGACCACTAGATCAAACCCTTGGAATGCTATTATTAATTAGCAAAAACATCTATAGTACATTTAAAGCTCAAACAAGcatttttttgtggtatttGAAAAGGAGCTGGGTTTTAGCTCATTCATCTTTTATTTCATCGGTTAAATTTTTTGTGGTGTTCCAAGATTGAAAATTCTTCTAGTCTGGTGTCAAACTTTAATGGgtcatttattagttttgcaatTATTCAATATagcaataattttaaaaaaaaatccatgggTCGCCCAAATTGGGGCGTCGTTTGTGGCTAGAGTAGGTTTTAACTAGtttggtgggtttggattaaaaagttaagtagcatttttctttatctttattcaaagtttttgtttttttgcatttgtttgttttgcgtcaaacttttatgacttattgattcggctgaacgagagaaatcggaaaagtaaacaattattatcgaaattcataattttttgaataaagacaaaaataagtcaaaaagacagtcttttttacttaattttttctttttaaaaaaattataagtttcgaccaaattttttttaatttttcgatttctctcgacgagataaattaataaatcacaaatgtttaacacaaaattaacgaatacaaaaaaaaattgaataaagattaaaaaaaaaatcgttttgAATTATTAAGTCAAAGAAAAACCAACCTTAACAAcaacagaaaattaacaaaaaaaaaaaaaaccatacctCAACTTCTAGATTGTCTGTCAATCGTCCAAGGACTGTACTTGTTCGTAGTTGATCCAAATAGTGGGTATGTGAGCTATCTTCAGCCAATCCTCGCCACTCTATTTCTTGCATCGCCTCTCCAATTTTGGACATCTGCTAATTCCCAGCTCTCTCAGATTCTTTTGACCCCTCAGCCCATCCGGCATAGACATCAGATTACTACAACTCCCAATCTCCAAGTATGATAGCGACTGGAGGCTTCCTAGCCAGTTTGGTAGAGTAATTAATCCTTGGCAACCCCATATCCGTATACGCTGGAGAGAATTCAAATGTCGCATGCCCTCTGGAAAAGATTGTATCTCTGGACATCCATCGATAAGCAAGTCTCGGAGTACCTTCAGATGTTGCATTCCCTCCAACAACGACCTTAGTTTGCGACAGTTATGAATTCCAAAGTATCTGAGGGAAGTTAAGCCTTCCAAGCCCTTAAGGTCCGTAAGACTGTCCCATCCACTTATATAAAGTGTGTCCAGAGAGTTTAGGATTTCGAGTCCTGCCAAATTTCCTAGTTTAGGGCAGTCAGCAAGTGTCAATCGCTTCAGAGAAAACAAACCAGACATCTGATTTTGTAGAGTCTCGATATTGGGCATATCCATTAGCTCTAGGGACTCCAAGGCCTCGTGATTTTGAAACAATCCATCCGAAAGCGAAGTCAGATTATTCACTGACTTGACTAACATGTCATTGTCACCGATCCGCAAACTCTTAAGTGTTGGAAGGGCAGGCAAATTAGTTAGCTTGGGGCAGCCGTGTATATCCAACTCTCGTAGGTACGGGAAAACATCTTGTCTATCCATTGTCGTCCATTCCTCCAAACTCGGCATTCGTTGGAGACTGAGTGTCTCCAGTGCTTGGAATGAAATTTCGCCATCTCCGTAACACTCAGGGTCGAAGCACTTCAGAGAGTCCATTACCCAGATAACGAGTTTTTTAAGGGAGTGTAGTTTCCCAAGAGGCGGAAGTTGTTCACATCGTGAACAAGAATATAGAGAGAGCTCAACCAGATTTTTAAGAACCGAGCACATCATCCAATTTAGAAACTTTGAACCTCGGTAATAACTTATACTCAGCTTCTTCAGATTCGAGTGAGGTTGGAGACTCTCAAGCACCCCTTCAACATCATTGGGTAAGTTTTCTGCTTGGTGATCACTCCAACGTAAACACAATGAAACAAGATCCTGTTTCCTCTTCAAATTGGCACTCTCGGCATCCACGGGACTGCTTACATTATCAAGTTTCTTTATTTCCAGCTCCCCCGCAATATTTAATTCTTTCAGCTCACCAATATGGTAACCCTCATCCTGGCCAACAATGAAGAAGCTTAGTCTTCGTAGGGAAGTCAGTTGTCCCAATTTAGGAGGCATAGAAATAAGAGAATGACACCCTTTAATGTCTAGGTATATGAGATTTCTCATATGTTTCATGCGTTTGGGCAACTTACAAAGCTTATAACAATGTAAAAGTTTCAAAGTCTCCAGGTTTTGGAGATCACATACTGATTCTGGTACATGTACTATGTTACAGTACGACATGTTGAGGTACCTAAGATGGTTGGAGTTGGTAATTAATCTTGGTACCTTCACCAAAGTATCGCCAACAGCGCTCAAATCCAACACCCTGAGATACTTCTGTTTCGATATCCACGGAGCAAGTTCTTCCAAGGAAATATAAGGGTCTTCAAAAACTAATGACCGTAGAGATGAAACTTCACGCATAGCCTCGTTCCGAGTTATTAATCCCCCTGCTGAGCGAATTTTAAGAAGCAAGTGATGAACCTTTCCTGGAACGTTCAGATTCTTGTGCGAGTCCATAACATAAAAATCATATTTCATAATAGATACCGCCAGATCATGCATGAGATCGTGCATTTTACATACTGTTTTGCCATCGAAATTCTCCTCCACATCTTGTAAGAAGGACCTCCAAATTAAGCCATTAAAAATCTCATGGCCCGTATCATGCAAAGTTGTTTCTCCTTTAGAGGGAATAAAACCATTTGCCATCCACAGCTCAATCAGCGTGTCTTTCTCCATCTGACTGTCTTTAACGAATATACAACAATAAGCAAAACATTGCCTCaagtgatgtaggacaaaaatggagagtttttgtattttattttttttagcgtactaatccaaacgagataaacaactcgtcgcaacgagcaattcttgcgcacaagaaagaaagagaaaatctctccgtatattattgatcaaaagtttaaaagtcttataattgaataggttacagccctttttataagacacTAACCCTataaatcctactgtaaaagaaataataaatcatgccaaaacaagcggcattaaataaaacatatttcctaattaattaaaataaaatcttaattcttgtagaccaagaattctaataaaggcaaaaatcaaaatcaaactgaatacggaaagttaataattctaacttaaacggaaatattcctaatcaaaatattattctaaaacaataaaaataaaatacaaaaactctccatttttgtcctacatcatcAAGTGTGGAGCTAAATTGTCATAGCTCAACCGTAAGGCAGGCAAGATAGTACTTCCATCAGCTGGTAGATCCCAAAACTTACTGTCCCTCACAGATAACCACTCACTTTCACTGCTTTTAAACTGCAAGAGGCTTCCTAGTGCTTTTATCGCTAAGGGCAACCCTCCGCATTTTTTGACTATCGCCTTCCCAATCTTAAACAGATCATGGTTTTCCTCCATCCTTCGACTGTCAAAAGCTCGTTGCTCAAATAAGGACCAAGAATCATCCTCCGATAGACCAAGCATATGGTGTATAGGAAGCGTAGCCATAATATGAGCAACTTTCTGACTCCTTCTTGTTACTACAACCTTACTGCCTTTAGCTCCACACCTAAGTACGTCTTTTAGTCTATCCCACTTCTCGTGGTACTCATTCCACACGTCGTCCAAGACAAGCAAATATCTCCTGCCACTCAATTTTTCTTGGAGGCGGCGCTGGAGTGGATCCAAGTTTGTGATATTGCATGCGCCTCCTTCTATGGACTCTACAATCGCTCCTGTTAGTCTCTTTATGTCGAAATCATCAGACACGCAAACCCAAAGTCTTAAATCGAAGTGCCCCTCCACCCTCTTATCATTGTACACCAATCCAGCGAGTGTAGTCTTGCCGAGGCCCCCCATGCCGCATACAGCAAACACCGAAACACCGTTGCGGTCGCTCAAGTCGTCGAGCAACATTTCAATTATCATTTCTTTCTCGTCATTCCTTCCAAGAATTCCGGATTCATTCACGAAGGAACTAGTCTGCCTTCCCTCCACCGCACGAGATTCGGGCACCATCAAACCCTCCGTCAGTTGAAAACTTCTCTCCCTTGCAATTTTATCTAACCTCTCCTCCACATCCTTAATCTTATTCCCCATTTTCAATCGAAATATAAGCCGATTTCGAAGAGAGAAAAAGGCACTTACTCGGTGTGCTGCCCCTCTCTGAGAATCCAGTTTTCGTTTGAGGGCTTGGGTGGCGAATTCGTCCAACACGTTGTCGGCATCGTAAGCTGAATCCTTGAGCTTTCGGAGCCAATTCTTGATGGCCTCGCTCGTCCATTGCTTGGCCTCTGCATCAACAAGCACTGCCTGGATTGTACTCAATGTACTCTCCAGATTCTTCAGCTCAGTTTCGAGGCCCCAAGCTATTCCGAACTGCTGCAGGACTGAGGAGGTCAAGGTTGTGAAGATTGTCTgtaagagagaggagagaagtaCATCTGCCATGGCTCTGTTTTTTGCCCAAggagatgagatgagatgaaaTGCAGAGGTTTTCAAGATGAAGGACAGCAAAAGAGAATTGGGAGTGAGAAAActagggagggagggaggggttCAGAAGAGGCCAAACGGAGATACAATCTAAGCAGTCTAAGTCACCGCTACTGGTTTCTTGACAACAAATGTGTACCATCCCAAGCATAAAAATAAGGTACCTAAcaccaaccaacaaaaaaaaattgcttactTGCTAAGATAGGTGGCCCAAAAAGGAGAAAAGTTGCAAAACAGGTTTGGGGCCAATCCATGTAGAGTTTTGCTCTGATTTTAATTGGGACCCTCGAAAGTTGACGGTGCCATTAGTCCTCTAGGATTAGTCAATGTTGGAAATTGCAAGGAGAGAGAGTACGGAACCGTTTTCCTCACAATCTGTTAATCATGTACCGAATACCAGAAATCAGATTAGCTGCTGTTTGGGTTGAGTCGCAGACTAGATTGCTATCTTTAAGACGCTTCACAGCTTTGCCCTCTGTGTGCGTGTAAGCTAGTCTAAACAATTGAGTTATCAAATAACATATAATCAAAAGGCAGGCAATATTTGGACCGTCTTACAATTGTCAGCctactgggctgacgataagcaaACTAGAAGACAAGTAAAATACGTAtctctgtgtactttttatactctttaatatacattcacatacttactattgtcagctcattgaactgattttagaattttccacatTTGGAAGGCACCGCCTATCGAACTCTTAATCTTCACATAAATTAAGGGCCTGTTTGTATAACATGACTAAAAGTGAAGACATATAGGATATAAAATCTCATTACACTAATTGAGCAATTGAGCACTGCTATAGGACATATAGTAATGGGATTAATAATTCTTCATCGCTTTGTGCGACTGGAGATTTTGAAGGGGTCCAATTGAGCACTGCTATGTATACATAGTATATAcatatggattttgtgatgCACACATCGGATCCCACGGAAATGATTCAAactgtccattatttttaaaatttttttttatggagccctataaaaaat
Proteins encoded in this window:
- the LOC131302596 gene encoding 2-hydroxyacyl-CoA lyase-like; the protein is MTLVRYQLPTVVIVFNNSGVYGGDRRSLEEIIGLFKDELALTSFIPGAAYHLLIDTFQDKGYLVGTPDELKSFAAQKPGVINFTVDPYAGSESGRLEHKN
- the LOC131302590 gene encoding putative disease resistance protein RGA3, with amino-acid sequence MADVLLSSLLQTIFTTLTSSVLQQFGIAWGLETELKNLESTLSTIQAVLVDAEAKQWTSEAIKNWLRKLKDSAYDADNVLDEFATQALKRKLDSQRGAAHRVSAFFSLRNRLIFRLKMGNKIKDVEERLDKIARERSFQLTEGLMVPESRAVEGRQTSSFVNESGILGRNDEKEMIIEMLLDDLSDRNGVSVFAVCGMGGLGKTTLAGLVYNDKRVEGHFDLRLWVCVSDDFDIKRLTGAIVESIEGGACNITNLDPLQRRLQEKLSGRRYLLVLDDVWNEYHEKWDRLKDVLRCGAKGSKVVVTRRSQKVAHIMATLPIHHMLGLSEDDSWSLFEQRAFDSRRMEENHDLFKIGKAIVKKCGGLPLAIKALGSLLQFKSSESEWLSVRDSKFWDLPADGSTILPALRLSYDNLAPHLMM
- the LOC131302582 gene encoding putative disease resistance protein At3g14460 yields the protein MEKDTLIELWMANGFIPSKGETTLHDTGHEIFNDLVWRSFLQDVEENLYGKTVCKMHDLMHDLALSIMQYDLLYVMDSHKDLKVPGKVRHLLLNSRSAGGVTWNEAMLEVPSLRSLVLHPNTDFSWEEVSPWISKQKYLRVLDLSAVGDTLVKVPRLITNSNHLRYLNMSYCNIVHVPESVCDLQNLETLKLLHCYKLCKLPKRMKHMRNLIYLDIKGCHSLISMPPKLGQLTSLRRLSFFIVGQDEGYHIGELKELNIAGELEIKKLDNVSSPVDAESANLKRKQDLVSLCLRWSDHQAENLPNDVEGVLESLQPHSNLKKLSISYYRGSKFLNWMMCSVLKNLVELSLYSCSRCEQLPPLGKLHSLKKLVIWVMDSLKCFDPECYGDGEISFQALETLSLQRMPSLEEWTTMDRQDVFPYLRELDIHGCPKLTNLPALPTLKSLRIGDNDMLVKSVNNLTSLSDGLFQNHEALESLELMDMPNIETLQNQMSGLFSLKRLTLADCPKLGNLAGLEILNSLDTLYISGWDSLTDLKGLEGLTSLRYFGIHNCRKLRSLLEGMQHLKVLRDLLIDGCPEIQSFPEGMRHLNSLQRIRIWGCQGLITLPNWLGSLQSLSYLEIGSCSNLMSMPDGLRGQKNLRELGISRCPKLERRCKK